The genomic stretch ttaaaaaagtgagactgacttacatttctccTTCCAAAGGTGGTGTATGAATTGAAGTATCTGGCAATGCCAGTAAACTGATGCTGCGTTCCAGAGTCATGTCCACCCATGGTTAAGATTCCCTGTTGAAACACAGTTAAGTCATTTGGATGATGTACAGATGTTTAACTAATGACAGACTTCCTTCCCCCTCGCGTGTTAAAACTAAAGAACTACAGTCATCTCTAATTACCTCTTGCATATTAAAGAAATCACTTTATATTAATGTAATCCATTACTACTCATGGAT from Hoplias malabaricus isolate fHopMal1 chromosome 2, fHopMal1.hap1, whole genome shotgun sequence encodes the following:
- the atp5md gene encoding ATP synthase membrane subunit DAPIT, mitochondrial, whose translation is MGGHDSGTQHQFTGIARYFNSYTTFGRRNCVLATYGSIAALILFFKLKPKKQKAVTQS